From the genome of Varibaculum prostatecancerukia, one region includes:
- a CDS encoding ABC transporter ATP-binding protein, producing MTDHQVSEPAKDAAANIKLTSKQGKAALRELLAPVQLALRVGQVMAVISAILRVFPFVALVGIGNELLTSLGNGVSPNQSVIIFWVQVLIGTFCGGLLAYFVGLLVTHIADNRLSASIQQKIIRFLGQAPLTWFSDNTSGHVRKVLQDDVKNLHVLVAHRPVDSLIATLVPIFCAGYTFTIDLRLGLLVIVTVPIYIIAYAVMMRGMSDKSLELDAKLDQVSSAMVEFVKGIQVVKTFGITGKAHRKYAHSANEACDYMEEWNRPMVHAASLTAALTSTPLIVLLFGIVGPWFVSKHWVSPVEVVAGCLIAIALPSSINLVTQLAWNYQLAGAAAKRILDLLRVKPLACPDQSLHLPQDASIEFENVSLSYDHTLALDNISLRCAPGTVTALMGPSGAGKTTLAKLAARFLDPDTGTVLIGGVNLKDLSRTDLYRHLGFVLQDAQLLRASIRDNISIGRHDADEAEIINAARQAQIHDEIMALPKGYDTVVGEDLKLSGGQAQRIAIARTLLLDAPILILDEAAAMVDPECEAQIQKAINHLMAGRTVLVIDHRPDSVKNVDQIVLLDKGQLVACGDHQKLQNIELYRRLWSASNVELTEGERN from the coding sequence GTGACAGATCACCAAGTTAGCGAACCGGCAAAAGATGCAGCGGCAAATATCAAGCTGACCAGCAAACAAGGTAAAGCCGCATTACGAGAACTTTTAGCGCCCGTACAATTGGCGCTGCGAGTTGGGCAAGTAATGGCGGTTATATCCGCTATTTTGCGAGTGTTTCCTTTCGTTGCTCTAGTGGGGATCGGCAACGAACTCCTAACCTCATTAGGCAATGGCGTATCCCCCAACCAAAGCGTCATCATATTTTGGGTACAGGTGTTAATCGGAACATTTTGTGGAGGGCTGCTCGCCTATTTTGTGGGCTTGTTAGTTACCCATATTGCAGATAATCGTCTATCTGCAAGTATTCAGCAAAAGATTATTCGTTTTCTGGGGCAAGCTCCTTTAACTTGGTTTAGCGATAACACTTCTGGGCATGTGCGTAAAGTGCTGCAAGACGATGTAAAGAATCTACATGTGCTAGTAGCACACCGCCCCGTAGATTCACTGATCGCTACCCTAGTGCCCATATTTTGCGCGGGTTATACCTTCACTATTGATTTAAGACTCGGACTTTTAGTAATTGTTACGGTGCCGATTTACATCATTGCCTACGCGGTGATGATGCGGGGAATGAGCGATAAATCCTTAGAACTTGATGCAAAACTTGATCAGGTTTCCTCCGCAATGGTGGAGTTCGTGAAAGGCATCCAGGTGGTTAAGACTTTTGGGATCACCGGAAAAGCACACCGCAAATATGCCCACAGCGCTAATGAAGCCTGTGACTATATGGAGGAATGGAATCGTCCAATGGTGCATGCGGCTTCCCTGACCGCCGCCCTCACCTCTACCCCATTGATAGTTCTCTTATTTGGTATTGTCGGCCCCTGGTTCGTCTCCAAGCATTGGGTTAGTCCGGTAGAAGTAGTTGCCGGTTGTTTAATTGCCATCGCATTGCCCTCATCAATTAACCTGGTAACCCAGCTTGCTTGGAATTACCAGTTAGCGGGTGCCGCGGCCAAAAGGATTCTTGATCTTCTTAGGGTAAAGCCCCTCGCCTGCCCTGATCAGTCACTGCATTTACCCCAAGACGCAAGCATCGAATTTGAAAATGTATCGCTCAGCTATGACCATACCCTAGCTTTGGATAATATCTCTTTACGTTGTGCGCCCGGTACAGTAACCGCACTCATGGGACCATCAGGGGCCGGAAAAACCACCCTGGCCAAATTGGCCGCCCGCTTCCTGGATCCCGATACAGGCACAGTACTAATCGGTGGAGTCAACCTTAAAGACCTGAGTAGAACCGATCTCTACCGTCACCTGGGGTTCGTCCTGCAAGATGCGCAACTCTTGCGGGCTTCCATCCGCGACAATATTTCTATCGGGCGACACGATGCAGATGAAGCCGAGATTATTAACGCTGCTCGCCAGGCACAGATTCATGACGAAATCATGGCACTACCTAAAGGATATGACACCGTTGTCGGGGAAGATCTGAAGCTATCGGGAGGGCAAGCTCAGCGGATTGCCATCGCCAGAACCCTACTATTGGATGCGCCGATACTCATATTGGATGAGGCAGCAGCCATGGTAGATCCGGAATGTGAAGCACAAATCCAAAAAGCTATTAACCATCTAATGGCCGGACGTACTGTTCTGGTCATTGATCACCGTCCCGATTCAGTCAAAAACGTCGATCAAATCGTCCTACTTGATAAAGGGCAGCTGGTGGCCTGCGGTGATCACCAGAAGCTACAAAATATAGAACTCTACCGCCGCCTGTGGTCGGCATCCAATGTTGAGCTCACCGAAGGAGAACGAAACTAA
- a CDS encoding ABC transporter ATP-binding protein codes for MRTLIDHVSFDYQFNPDEETSSAHVSAVSDINLDFPTGSCTLITGPSGAGKSTLLKLLNGLIPELYKGNLSGRTLLAGLDTAQTDIQQLGRTAGTVFQNPRSQFFTANVLEELAFASENAGDTPQTTANRIAEAVNTWGIQRLLGKELRKLSGGELQLVACAAAVAGPQQILLLDEPTSNLSPEAISAFSKVLQRLKSAGWTLVVAEHRVYPLKGLADQVAIMAAGRIQHMFTADEFFSLSSKQRKELGLRTLEKPKICVRATPDQQADGISVKNLRFSYGKHRVLNIPSLCLPKGKVVALVGPNGAGKTTLARTLIGLAHPEGGSDISFSGKSCRAADRQRRSVLVMQDVNRQLFAETVAAEVVLGNDNLSEEQVQALLGDLGLQGLSERHPLTLSGGQKQRLVIANALASQAELYVFDEPTSGVDYRHLLSISSQIRSLAAKNKAILIISHDLEFINEVADYQLLLRPLDNEINVQLTAPDQEKHGKRKPSDRSPS; via the coding sequence ATGAGAACCTTAATCGACCATGTCTCCTTCGATTACCAGTTCAACCCGGATGAAGAAACCTCATCAGCTCACGTTAGCGCAGTAAGCGATATCAACCTCGATTTCCCTACAGGATCCTGTACCTTAATCACCGGTCCTTCCGGAGCAGGCAAGTCAACCCTATTAAAACTTCTGAACGGTTTAATACCCGAACTTTATAAAGGTAATCTCAGCGGACGCACCCTCCTTGCCGGTCTCGATACCGCGCAAACAGATATCCAACAATTAGGGCGTACCGCCGGGACAGTTTTCCAAAATCCCCGTTCCCAATTTTTTACAGCAAATGTACTAGAAGAGTTAGCATTCGCGAGCGAAAATGCCGGAGATACCCCCCAAACAACCGCTAACCGGATCGCGGAAGCTGTAAACACCTGGGGCATTCAGCGACTGCTAGGCAAAGAGTTACGTAAGCTCTCCGGAGGTGAATTACAGCTAGTTGCTTGCGCAGCAGCAGTAGCCGGACCGCAGCAAATCCTGCTTTTAGACGAGCCCACCTCTAACCTTTCCCCCGAAGCAATCTCCGCATTCAGCAAAGTCTTACAAAGATTAAAAAGCGCCGGCTGGACCCTAGTAGTAGCAGAGCACCGCGTTTACCCCCTAAAAGGTCTCGCAGATCAAGTCGCAATCATGGCTGCAGGACGAATCCAGCATATGTTTACTGCGGACGAGTTTTTTAGTTTGTCTTCTAAACAGCGTAAAGAGTTGGGGTTGCGCACCCTGGAAAAACCAAAAATTTGCGTTAGAGCCACTCCCGATCAGCAAGCAGACGGTATCAGCGTAAAAAATTTAAGGTTCAGTTACGGCAAACACCGCGTCCTCAATATTCCTTCCCTATGTTTACCGAAGGGAAAGGTAGTTGCGCTAGTCGGCCCAAACGGAGCAGGCAAAACTACTCTCGCGCGCACCCTCATCGGGTTAGCTCACCCGGAGGGAGGCAGCGATATTAGTTTTAGCGGCAAATCCTGCCGGGCGGCAGACAGACAAAGACGCAGCGTGCTAGTAATGCAAGATGTGAACCGGCAGCTATTTGCCGAAACAGTAGCGGCAGAGGTCGTACTAGGAAATGACAATCTCAGCGAAGAGCAGGTGCAGGCGCTTCTAGGCGATCTGGGGTTGCAAGGATTATCTGAACGCCACCCGCTGACTCTTTCCGGGGGACAAAAACAACGTCTCGTGATTGCCAACGCCCTGGCGAGCCAGGCAGAGCTTTACGTATTCGATGAACCCACCTCGGGGGTTGACTACCGGCACCTACTGTCGATTAGTTCCCAGATTCGCTCACTAGCCGCTAAGAACAAAGCCATCCTGATCATTAGTCACGACTTGGAGTTCATCAATGAAGTGGCCGATTACCAGTTATTGCTCCGGCCTCTCGATAACGAAATAAACGTGCAACTTACCGCGCCTGACCAAGAGAAACATGGAAAGAGGAAGCCAAGTGACAGATCACCAAGTTAG